A genomic region of Aeropyrum pernix K1 contains the following coding sequences:
- a CDS encoding 50S ribosomal protein L15e, producing the protein MALSMYHYIAREWKKPYEGLHGELMKARLLEWRRQPSILRVEKPTRLDRARALGYKAKQGVIVARVRVRKGGRRKPRPNKGRRPKRMGVYGFAPAKSLRLIAEERAQRKYPNLVVLNSYYVGEDGRYKWYEVILVDPNHPAIKNDPELNWVTTGKHKGRPFRGLTSAGKKMRGLRKSRGLKGTHKYKWKKKAKERILRKRHEASRGARLIEPDEIREKFHKGDLT; encoded by the coding sequence GTGGCCCTGTCAATGTACCATTATATCGCTAGGGAGTGGAAGAAGCCTTACGAGGGCCTGCACGGGGAGCTGATGAAGGCAAGGCTCCTAGAATGGCGTAGGCAGCCTTCAATATTGAGGGTAGAAAAGCCCACCAGGCTAGATAGGGCCAGGGCCCTCGGCTACAAGGCCAAGCAGGGAGTAATCGTAGCTAGAGTTAGGGTAAGGAAGGGGGGGAGGAGGAAGCCTAGGCCCAACAAGGGTAGGAGACCGAAGAGAATGGGTGTCTACGGCTTCGCCCCTGCGAAGAGTCTCCGCCTTATAGCCGAGGAGAGGGCTCAGAGGAAGTATCCAAACCTTGTAGTGCTGAACAGCTACTATGTGGGCGAGGATGGTAGGTACAAGTGGTATGAGGTTATACTTGTTGACCCCAACCACCCAGCGATAAAGAATGACCCCGAGCTCAACTGGGTAACCACTGGCAAGCATAAGGGAAGGCCGTTCAGAGGCCTTACAAGTGCAGGCAAGAAGATGAGAGGTCTTAGGAAGAGCAGGGGACTCAAGGGAACCCACAAATACAAGTGGAAGAAGAAAGCGAAGGAGAGGATTCTTAGGAAGAGGCACGAGGCAAGCAGGGGCGCCAGGCTAATAGAGCCCGACGAGATTAGGGAGAAGTTCCACAAAGGAGACCTAACATAG
- the merA gene encoding mercury(II) reductase, whose amino-acid sequence MLRSEYDIIVIGGGAAGFSAVVAAAEGGASVLLVSEGPLGGTCVNFGCVPSKHVLYNLSTARKAGLKISLSEALEGARKVSETLRKEKYESLLDSLGVDYLRGRARFKAPGIVEADGREVRYRKAAIIAVGARTWRPPIPGLKEAEKAGRILDNERLFGEGPPPDMESVAVIGGRAQGVEAAQIFARSGLKTVLLQRSGRLLPRDEPEAGVYMKRVLEGDGVEVRTSARPLRVESVRGAVRIDYETPQGPASVEASYIYLATGRKPVLDGLGLENVGVRVSSDGFIVVNEKLMASPGVYAAGDCIGGIQLEPVAAREGYVAALNALGGNVEMDYTVIPRAVFTDPEFASVGLTERELARKLGVCACRTVDITQIPRARIMGYETGFVKMVVDPRTKKVAGVHMMAPQAAEAIHEAAFILKAGMTVDDVIDTIHIFPSISEGIKYAALAFYRDVSKMPCCLL is encoded by the coding sequence GTGTTACGAAGCGAATACGACATAATCGTTATAGGGGGTGGTGCTGCAGGCTTCTCAGCAGTTGTAGCGGCGGCCGAAGGAGGCGCCAGCGTGTTACTGGTAAGCGAGGGACCCTTAGGCGGCACCTGCGTGAACTTCGGGTGTGTACCCTCAAAGCACGTCCTCTACAACCTCTCAACAGCCCGTAAGGCAGGGTTGAAGATAAGCCTCTCGGAGGCCCTTGAGGGTGCTAGGAAGGTCTCGGAGACACTACGTAAAGAGAAGTACGAGTCGCTCCTAGACAGCCTGGGAGTGGACTATCTCAGGGGGAGGGCTAGGTTCAAGGCTCCAGGGATTGTTGAGGCTGACGGACGGGAGGTCAGGTACAGGAAGGCTGCTATAATCGCGGTAGGCGCCAGGACCTGGAGACCCCCCATACCAGGCCTCAAGGAGGCTGAGAAGGCTGGCAGGATCCTGGATAACGAGAGGCTTTTTGGAGAGGGGCCTCCCCCCGACATGGAGAGTGTGGCTGTGATAGGCGGGAGGGCACAGGGTGTCGAAGCCGCCCAGATATTCGCCCGTAGCGGCCTCAAGACTGTTCTACTCCAGAGGAGCGGCAGACTCCTGCCAAGAGACGAGCCGGAGGCGGGAGTCTACATGAAGAGGGTCCTTGAAGGTGATGGTGTCGAAGTGAGGACCTCTGCAAGGCCACTGAGGGTTGAGAGCGTTAGGGGGGCTGTGAGGATAGATTACGAAACCCCCCAGGGGCCCGCCTCCGTAGAGGCGAGCTATATCTACCTGGCTACTGGTAGGAAGCCGGTTTTAGACGGTCTCGGCCTCGAGAACGTGGGTGTCAGGGTCAGTAGCGACGGCTTTATAGTAGTTAACGAGAAGCTGATGGCATCTCCGGGCGTCTACGCCGCAGGTGACTGTATTGGAGGGATCCAGCTCGAGCCAGTTGCTGCCAGGGAGGGTTACGTGGCAGCCCTCAACGCTCTTGGAGGCAACGTTGAGATGGACTACACAGTTATACCTAGAGCGGTGTTCACCGATCCGGAGTTCGCCAGCGTAGGGTTGACGGAGAGGGAGCTCGCAAGAAAGCTTGGAGTATGCGCCTGTAGGACAGTGGATATAACACAGATACCCAGGGCCAGGATAATGGGTTATGAGACGGGATTCGTCAAGATGGTTGTAGACCCTAGGACGAAGAAGGTAGCCGGGGTTCATATGATGGCGCCTCAAGCAGCCGAAGCCATACACGAGGCCGCCTTCATACTGAAGGCTGGTATGACGGTAGACGACGTTATAGACACAATACACATCTTCCCATCCATATCCGAGGGGATAAAATACGCTGCACTGGCATTCTACAGGGACGTCTCCAAGATGCCCTGCTGCCTCCTATAA
- the lysM gene encoding HTH-type transcriptional regulator LysM yields the protein MRGRGLDEKDLKLLSILKRNSRASYSYIARELGITESAVRKRIKRLVRLGVVRRFTLEYRIPGSFTAVILVRTNNAKPVPQVAERIAAYMHVEKVMEVTGDYDIIAIATAQDIEDINRLIDYIRGIEGVHSTYTMIVLREH from the coding sequence TTGAGGGGCCGGGGGCTGGACGAGAAGGACCTCAAGCTCCTATCCATACTCAAGAGGAACTCAAGAGCTAGCTACAGCTACATAGCGAGAGAGCTGGGGATAACAGAGTCTGCAGTTAGGAAGCGCATCAAAAGACTAGTTCGATTGGGTGTGGTTAGGAGGTTCACTCTCGAATACAGAATCCCCGGGAGCTTCACGGCGGTTATACTTGTGAGGACTAACAACGCGAAACCTGTCCCCCAGGTTGCAGAGAGGATTGCTGCCTACATGCATGTTGAGAAGGTCATGGAGGTTACTGGCGACTACGACATCATAGCCATAGCGACGGCGCAGGATATAGAGGACATTAACAGGTTGATAGACTATATAAGGGGTATAGAGGGTGTCCACAGCACCTATACGATGATAGTTCTGAGAGAGCATTAA
- the rrp4 gene encoding exosome complex RNA-binding protein Rrp4 translates to MSSERQLAGRIVVPGEPLPEEVEASPPYVIDYKGVKRATVVGLLREKGDGGGRAFVKLKEIYVPQAGDVVIGLIQSVGIMNWFVDINSPYVAVLSVQDFLGRPFNPAVDDMQSLLKVGDYIKAKVVAFDKTRSPLLTVQGEGLGRIVRGKIVEISPAKVPRVIGRKMSMLKTLEEKTECKIFVARNGRIHLECPNEDLEAIAVMAIKIIDEEAYTSGLTKRIIKFIEEERRIREV, encoded by the coding sequence ATGAGTAGCGAGAGACAGCTGGCAGGGCGGATAGTTGTTCCCGGAGAGCCGTTGCCTGAGGAGGTCGAGGCTTCTCCCCCCTACGTTATAGACTATAAAGGGGTTAAGAGGGCTACTGTTGTCGGCCTGCTGAGGGAAAAGGGTGATGGAGGCGGTAGAGCTTTCGTCAAGCTCAAGGAGATATACGTACCCCAGGCTGGAGACGTTGTCATAGGGCTTATACAGAGTGTCGGCATTATGAACTGGTTCGTGGATATTAACAGCCCCTATGTTGCCGTTCTTTCGGTCCAAGACTTCCTGGGCAGGCCGTTTAACCCTGCGGTGGATGACATGCAGTCTCTTCTCAAGGTAGGAGACTATATTAAGGCGAAGGTTGTCGCCTTTGACAAGACTAGGAGCCCTCTGCTGACTGTCCAGGGAGAAGGTCTAGGGAGGATTGTCAGAGGAAAGATCGTGGAGATATCACCCGCGAAGGTACCCCGTGTTATTGGGAGGAAAATGAGTATGTTAAAGACGCTCGAGGAGAAGACTGAGTGCAAGATATTCGTGGCGAGGAACGGGAGGATACACTTGGAGTGTCCTAACGAAGACCTGGAGGCGATTGCGGTGATGGCTATTAAGATCATAGATGAAGAAGCCTATACCTCAGGTCTAACGAAGAGAATTATCAAGTTCATAGAGGAGGAGAGGAGGATTAGGGAGGTGTAG
- the psmA gene encoding archaeal proteasome endopeptidase complex subunit alpha, translating to MAFPMPPHQTAYDRAATIFSPEGDLYQVRYAFEAVKKGWTSLGIKTNEGVVIAAEKRFIGPLVDIDDIDKIYKIDDHIGVAFAGMGGDGRILIDYARVFTVRHRLLYGEPPPVELVAKVVADVKQAYTQHGGVRPFGVALIFAGVNPDGTTKVYRTDPGGQYFSFKAIAIGSGEQVANEMFEKHYRSDMSLEEATKLALKILYAIIRKTVEDKEKAIATLPDQVELAYITVKERMFTKMTKEQVKEIVDSMREELLQL from the coding sequence ATGGCATTCCCTATGCCGCCGCATCAGACTGCATATGATCGTGCCGCCACTATATTCTCTCCCGAGGGCGATCTATACCAGGTTAGGTACGCCTTCGAGGCTGTCAAGAAGGGGTGGACAAGCCTCGGCATTAAGACTAATGAGGGCGTTGTTATAGCGGCTGAGAAGAGGTTCATAGGCCCCCTCGTCGATATTGACGATATAGACAAGATATACAAGATAGACGACCACATAGGTGTGGCCTTCGCGGGCATGGGTGGAGACGGGAGGATATTGATAGACTATGCCCGTGTGTTCACTGTTAGACACCGCCTACTCTACGGCGAGCCCCCGCCAGTCGAGCTCGTCGCCAAGGTTGTTGCTGACGTTAAACAGGCGTACACCCAGCACGGCGGCGTAAGGCCCTTCGGCGTTGCCCTCATATTCGCTGGCGTAAACCCGGATGGCACAACAAAAGTCTACAGGACAGACCCTGGAGGCCAGTACTTCAGCTTCAAAGCCATAGCTATAGGGAGCGGCGAGCAGGTGGCCAATGAGATGTTCGAGAAGCACTATAGGAGCGACATGAGCCTCGAAGAAGCTACCAAGCTAGCCCTAAAGATACTTTACGCTATAATAAGGAAGACGGTTGAGGATAAAGAGAAGGCGATAGCAACGCTGCCCGACCAAGTAGAACTCGCCTACATAACAGTCAAAGAAAGGATGTTCACAAAGATGACTAAAGAACAGGTCAAAGAGATTGTGGACAGCATGAGGGAGGAGCTACTACAACTCTAA
- a CDS encoding heavy metal translocating P-type ATPase, with protein MTLVKEKLSIKGMHCATCGLTVEKALRSLPGVVEASADPVTGEAVIAYEPGSVRLSDVVKAIRSVGYDVVLAEAVIRVPSMSSIDDERVVEETLLKMKGVAEVYASHTNKTVVVRYNPHATKPEEVLEALRKAGYKAEMAEGKSLVEAEAEEERRLLLDGLISITASIVYYILLALERLAGVEAAGAVLPYYGAVVFAIVLLGPGRRFLVGAYRSLKNGTPGMDALVSLGTLSIYFYSLAATLNIIRGELYYEGIGLIIGFVLIGRYIESKVKKGTGKAVENLAKLKPQKARVLRGRREVEVDVSEVKPGDLVVVRQGERIPVDGYVVQGKAYVDESVFTGEPIPVEKKPGDLVLAGSMVSSGWLHISATRTSGDTAIDRIARLIAYSQAGKMDIQRLADRVSGMFFWAVLCIASLTFTAWLFLGGLETAIIRAASVFLISCPCALGLATPTASSAGVGVAARAGILVRNVVAFERLAKASIVVFDKTGTLTLGMPRVAAVEAVDGYSEKEILELAASAEKWSEHPLARAIIDAYMEVAGRGPEDPDNAEVFPGMGVYAEVGGRSVVVGNRKIMDGFEVDIKTLEKIAEEWQSRGATTVFVAIDGKPAGVIAIRDEPRPEARETVDWLEKLGLKVMMLTGDSEGTARAIARELDIEEYRAGVSPEGKAEVIRELQKKGHVVVMVGDGVNDAPSLARADVGIAVANATDVSVEAGDIVLIKGDLRRVPLAVVISRKTYNTIKFNLFWAFIYNVTLIPVAAGAFAWAGITLRPELAAAAMALSSITVTSISYRLSKWKPRLPGDYETYDNKEEKEESKEEFERITREEKALAAGRQQ; from the coding sequence GTGACGCTAGTCAAGGAGAAGCTCTCGATAAAGGGGATGCACTGTGCCACCTGCGGCCTTACTGTTGAGAAGGCCCTGAGAAGCCTTCCAGGCGTGGTAGAGGCCTCGGCAGATCCCGTAACTGGAGAGGCAGTTATAGCGTATGAGCCGGGCTCCGTAAGGCTTTCCGACGTTGTTAAAGCGATCAGGTCTGTGGGCTATGATGTTGTGCTCGCTGAGGCCGTGATAAGGGTTCCCTCAATGAGTAGTATCGACGACGAGAGAGTTGTCGAGGAGACTCTCCTCAAGATGAAGGGTGTGGCCGAGGTCTATGCTTCCCACACAAACAAAACCGTGGTCGTCAGGTACAATCCTCACGCCACCAAACCGGAGGAAGTGCTGGAGGCTCTGCGGAAGGCGGGATACAAGGCTGAGATGGCTGAGGGAAAGAGTCTTGTGGAGGCGGAGGCAGAAGAGGAGAGACGCTTACTCCTGGACGGTCTAATCAGCATTACAGCCAGCATAGTCTACTACATTCTACTGGCTCTTGAGAGGCTTGCTGGGGTGGAAGCCGCTGGGGCGGTTCTGCCCTACTATGGAGCCGTGGTCTTCGCCATCGTACTCCTAGGCCCTGGGAGAAGGTTTCTAGTCGGTGCCTACAGGAGCTTGAAGAACGGCACACCCGGTATGGACGCCCTGGTCAGCCTCGGCACACTATCGATCTACTTCTATAGCCTCGCTGCAACCCTAAACATAATAAGGGGAGAGCTCTACTACGAGGGGATAGGCCTAATAATAGGCTTTGTCCTAATCGGAAGGTACATAGAGTCGAAGGTTAAGAAGGGAACTGGCAAGGCTGTCGAGAACCTAGCAAAGCTCAAGCCGCAGAAAGCTAGAGTTCTAAGGGGTAGGAGGGAGGTTGAGGTCGATGTTAGCGAGGTCAAGCCAGGAGACCTCGTGGTTGTAAGACAGGGTGAGAGGATTCCTGTAGACGGCTACGTCGTCCAGGGGAAGGCCTATGTCGACGAGAGCGTGTTTACAGGGGAGCCCATCCCTGTTGAGAAGAAGCCGGGGGATCTTGTTCTAGCCGGCTCAATGGTATCTTCAGGCTGGCTCCACATATCAGCAACCAGAACCTCGGGTGACACGGCTATAGACAGGATAGCCAGGCTCATAGCCTACAGCCAGGCTGGCAAGATGGATATACAGAGGCTTGCTGACAGGGTTTCAGGAATGTTCTTCTGGGCTGTCCTCTGTATTGCTTCGCTAACGTTTACGGCATGGCTCTTCCTGGGCGGGCTTGAGACAGCTATAATAAGGGCTGCCAGCGTTTTCCTAATATCATGTCCATGCGCCCTGGGGCTGGCAACGCCCACAGCCAGCTCAGCAGGGGTCGGAGTGGCTGCCAGGGCCGGAATACTTGTTAGGAACGTGGTGGCGTTCGAGAGGCTAGCGAAGGCGTCTATAGTGGTTTTCGACAAGACAGGGACGTTGACCCTGGGCATGCCGAGGGTTGCGGCTGTGGAGGCTGTAGACGGCTACAGCGAGAAGGAAATACTTGAACTGGCGGCTTCAGCGGAGAAGTGGAGCGAGCACCCCCTGGCCAGGGCTATTATAGACGCCTATATGGAGGTGGCAGGCAGGGGGCCTGAGGATCCTGATAACGCAGAGGTATTCCCTGGTATGGGTGTCTACGCAGAGGTGGGAGGCCGCTCGGTGGTTGTTGGTAACAGGAAGATTATGGACGGGTTCGAGGTAGATATCAAGACTCTGGAAAAGATTGCAGAGGAGTGGCAGTCAAGAGGGGCAACAACGGTTTTCGTCGCAATCGATGGAAAGCCCGCTGGGGTTATAGCCATCAGAGACGAGCCTAGACCGGAAGCCAGGGAGACGGTAGATTGGCTGGAGAAGCTTGGCCTGAAAGTGATGATGCTCACAGGCGATTCAGAAGGCACAGCCCGGGCTATAGCGAGGGAGCTGGACATAGAGGAGTACAGGGCCGGGGTCAGCCCTGAGGGCAAGGCAGAGGTGATAAGGGAGCTCCAGAAAAAGGGTCATGTAGTTGTAATGGTGGGCGACGGGGTCAACGACGCGCCAAGCCTAGCCAGGGCTGACGTGGGAATAGCTGTTGCAAACGCTACCGACGTCAGCGTCGAGGCTGGTGACATAGTCCTCATAAAAGGCGACCTTCGACGTGTCCCCCTAGCAGTGGTAATATCGAGAAAGACATACAACACTATTAAATTCAACCTCTTCTGGGCGTTCATATACAACGTCACCTTGATACCCGTAGCGGCAGGAGCCTTTGCCTGGGCAGGAATAACACTTAGGCCAGAGCTAGCAGCAGCGGCAATGGCGCTAAGCAGCATAACAGTAACGAGCATAAGCTATAGGCTTAGCAAATGGAAACCAAGATTACCGGGCGATTACGAAACTTATGATAACAAAGAGGAGAAGGAGGAGTCAAAAGAAGAGTTCGAGAGGATAACGCGAGAGGAGAAGGCTCTAGCCGCCGGGAGACAACAGTAG
- the lysW/argW gene encoding alpha-aminoadipate/glutamate carrier protein LysW, with the protein MATVKCPVCGLDVEVPEDVVSGELVEHDCGVVLEIVESGGRLALRVFGGVEEDWGE; encoded by the coding sequence ATGGCTACCGTGAAGTGCCCAGTGTGTGGTCTTGATGTTGAGGTTCCAGAGGATGTTGTTAGTGGAGAGCTGGTTGAACATGACTGCGGCGTCGTGCTGGAGATCGTGGAGAGCGGTGGAAGGCTCGCCTTAAGAGTCTTCGGCGGTGTTGAGGAGGACTGGGGAGAGTGA
- the argC gene encoding N-acetyl-gamma-glutamyl-phosphate reductase yields the protein MARAVRAGILGASGMTGGELLRILASHPGVEVEWATSREYAGKPVHTAHPHLRGFYTGLKYTSIDKIDIGEVDVVFNALPHGVGASIVAEAYENGVRVVDLSADYRLRDQSLYPKLYGFKHPRPDLLEEAIYALPEIYGEKLRGARLAAVPGCNATAAILAAAPLVASKIIDMDVGIIVDVKAASSEAGSKPSRHSIHPLREGSARPYTPWGHRHAAEAVQVLRDLVGRGIRLSLVPHAVSMTRGVLASAHALLRDNIGFSEAVRAYASFYKDSQIVRVKPMAPGLPVDPPDVKNVIGSMFAEVGFAVEEESGRITGFAAIDNLVRGAAGQAVYAMNAMLGFDEWEGLRSPPLRP from the coding sequence ATGGCTCGTGCGGTTCGCGCTGGCATACTAGGAGCCTCTGGCATGACTGGTGGTGAACTCCTCAGGATACTTGCTTCCCACCCCGGCGTAGAGGTGGAGTGGGCGACGAGCAGGGAGTATGCTGGAAAGCCTGTCCACACAGCTCACCCTCACCTGCGGGGCTTCTACACTGGCCTTAAGTATACCTCTATTGATAAGATTGACATTGGAGAGGTCGATGTTGTTTTTAACGCTCTCCCTCACGGCGTTGGCGCCAGTATTGTTGCAGAGGCCTACGAAAATGGTGTTAGGGTTGTGGATCTGAGCGCCGACTATAGGCTAAGGGATCAATCGCTATATCCCAAGCTATACGGGTTCAAGCATCCCAGGCCCGATCTTCTTGAGGAGGCTATATACGCTCTTCCAGAGATCTATGGCGAGAAGCTCAGGGGTGCTAGGCTAGCGGCAGTGCCAGGATGTAATGCAACTGCGGCCATATTAGCAGCCGCACCCCTAGTCGCCTCCAAGATTATAGACATGGATGTAGGCATTATAGTCGACGTTAAGGCGGCGAGCAGCGAGGCCGGCTCCAAGCCCAGCCGCCACAGCATCCACCCCCTACGAGAGGGTTCTGCAAGACCCTACACCCCCTGGGGGCACAGGCACGCGGCCGAGGCTGTCCAGGTTCTCAGGGACCTGGTAGGACGCGGCATACGGTTGAGCCTCGTGCCGCACGCTGTATCAATGACGAGGGGCGTCCTAGCAAGCGCCCACGCCCTGCTCCGGGATAATATCGGTTTCTCGGAGGCGGTGAGGGCTTATGCATCATTCTACAAGGACTCTCAAATAGTGAGAGTCAAGCCCATGGCTCCGGGGCTGCCAGTCGACCCTCCTGATGTGAAGAATGTGATAGGTAGTATGTTTGCGGAGGTAGGGTTCGCAGTAGAGGAGGAGTCTGGAAGGATAACGGGGTTCGCCGCAATAGACAACCTCGTTAGAGGCGCTGCGGGGCAGGCAGTCTATGCTATGAATGCAATGCTAGGATTTGACGAGTGGGAGGGGCTGAGGAGTCCTCCCCTGAGACCTTAG
- a CDS encoding RNA-binding domain-containing protein, with product MMGVSWLEARVSVHATEDREKVVRALSNILPLSGGKIEVVEDVFEGHYGNQIRVITVRIKDGRTASKVLEDILSKLPSHDRRYLLETLEERVDKNGVLYIRVSKQDAYLGEARIYEGDDVIRIAVGFQGGRRKAVSFYRELLKRLLEGKADRG from the coding sequence ATGATGGGTGTCTCGTGGCTTGAAGCTAGGGTTTCTGTCCACGCTACAGAGGATAGGGAGAAGGTTGTGAGGGCCCTCTCCAACATCCTCCCCCTCTCCGGGGGTAAGATTGAGGTTGTTGAGGATGTTTTCGAGGGGCATTATGGCAACCAGATCAGGGTTATAACGGTTAGAATTAAAGATGGGAGAACGGCTTCCAAGGTTCTAGAAGACATACTGTCGAAGTTGCCTAGCCACGATAGGAGGTATCTCCTAGAGACTTTGGAGGAGAGGGTTGACAAGAACGGAGTGTTATACATTAGGGTCTCTAAACAAGACGCCTATCTAGGCGAGGCCCGTATATATGAGGGCGATGACGTGATAAGGATAGCAGTGGGCTTCCAGGGAGGGAGGAGAAAAGCCGTCAGCTTCTACCGTGAGCTGCTTAAGAGGCTTCTCGAAGGTAAGGCCGACAGGGGCTAG
- a CDS encoding [LysW]-aminoadipate/[LysW]-glutamate kinase, protein MARYGVAVVKIGGSIASRLERVADEIAVLAREGLRLVVVHGGGKVVDEYSRRMGVEPRYVLHPSGVRSRYTSWEELEVYVMVMAGLLATSISSELASRGLKVLSLTGLDGLSVEARRRERIVIVNERGRPQAIPGGYTGKIERVDSMFVGSMLQQVDVILYSPVAYGREGDRVVALNVDGDQMAASLSAALKAPLALVTDVPGVILDGRVVDRIRVSEAREIAAKAGVGMNRKILMAAKAVSEGSPYAAIGDPPIQSLINGEKGTLVTRS, encoded by the coding sequence TTGGCTAGATATGGAGTTGCCGTTGTTAAGATAGGGGGCTCTATAGCCTCCAGGCTCGAGAGGGTTGCTGACGAAATAGCCGTCCTAGCTCGAGAGGGTTTGAGGCTAGTCGTTGTACATGGTGGGGGAAAGGTTGTTGACGAGTATTCGAGAAGGATGGGCGTGGAGCCCCGCTATGTCCTCCACCCCTCTGGAGTCAGGAGTCGTTACACGAGCTGGGAGGAGCTGGAGGTTTATGTAATGGTTATGGCCGGGCTTCTGGCAACAAGCATATCATCAGAGCTGGCCTCCCGCGGCCTCAAGGTTCTAAGCCTCACAGGCCTCGACGGCCTCTCGGTAGAGGCTAGGAGGAGGGAGAGGATAGTCATAGTAAACGAGAGGGGTAGGCCGCAGGCAATCCCTGGAGGCTACACAGGAAAGATTGAGAGGGTTGACAGCATGTTCGTAGGGTCGATGCTGCAGCAGGTAGACGTTATCCTATATTCCCCGGTAGCATACGGCCGCGAAGGCGATAGGGTGGTAGCTCTAAACGTTGACGGCGACCAGATGGCAGCATCCCTCTCCGCGGCTCTCAAGGCTCCGCTAGCCCTAGTAACGGATGTGCCGGGCGTGATTTTGGATGGAAGAGTGGTTGATAGGATCAGGGTGAGCGAAGCGAGGGAGATTGCTGCCAAGGCGGGTGTTGGCATGAACAGGAAGATACTTATGGCGGCCAAGGCCGTGTCCGAAGGATCACCCTACGCGGCTATAGGGGACCCGCCTATCCAAAGCCTGATTAACGGGGAGAAGGGTACGCTGGTGACTAGAAGTTGA
- a CDS encoding ferritin-like domain-containing protein — MDGWFGVELSPGAKKDEIIKRLLSAFADEWVAGYYYMYTALAVKGPHAETISEIFMKEAEEEIGKHAKMIAERLQDFDVDPPRDFAKLYEISGCKYPPLPEDPYDVDGFIIAAVKAEICAIKAYKELFDLTHGTDPATEELAEDLLRDETRHRTELVNLLTKEGIERLKRELG, encoded by the coding sequence ATGGACGGCTGGTTTGGAGTCGAGCTCTCGCCTGGGGCGAAGAAGGACGAGATTATTAAGAGGCTCCTATCTGCTTTCGCCGACGAATGGGTGGCAGGCTACTATTACATGTACACAGCCCTAGCGGTGAAGGGTCCTCACGCAGAGACTATATCGGAGATATTTATGAAGGAAGCTGAAGAGGAGATTGGCAAGCACGCCAAGATGATAGCGGAGAGGCTGCAAGACTTCGACGTGGATCCTCCCAGGGATTTCGCAAAGCTCTACGAGATATCGGGCTGCAAGTACCCGCCTCTCCCGGAGGACCCGTATGACGTCGACGGTTTCATAATAGCCGCTGTCAAAGCCGAGATATGCGCCATTAAAGCGTACAAGGAACTCTTCGACCTCACTCACGGCACAGACCCTGCGACAGAGGAGCTAGCGGAGGACCTCCTAAGGGATGAAACAAGGCACAGAACCGAGCTAGTGAACCTTCTGACGAAAGAGGGGATAGAGAGGCTCAAGAGGGAGTTGGGGTAG
- a CDS encoding RNase P subunit p30 family protein, which produces MGLIDISVKPQTEQCSEVLRTAGRLGYTAVAIPPESADECMSLEGDGIPRLYRRGYVEASTRRDVRRAAEKLAGVVDFIVVKPLTLEAARYAAANKRVHIIRVDGSNLWAADRGTAEIMAQRGWGALEVSLRNLTLNPGSPAAWRALAVVLRRSFAYGVHVFLASDAEEPHELWSPYSGASLAALLGVPWSHAMLYNSEERLRILLDASRA; this is translated from the coding sequence TTGGGACTTATAGACATCTCGGTTAAACCCCAGACAGAACAATGCAGCGAGGTCCTCAGAACAGCAGGCAGGTTAGGCTACACAGCAGTCGCCATACCCCCCGAGTCTGCTGATGAGTGCATGAGCCTAGAGGGAGACGGTATACCGAGGCTCTATAGGCGTGGCTATGTTGAGGCTTCGACGAGGCGGGACGTGAGAAGAGCGGCTGAGAAGCTCGCCGGGGTTGTCGACTTCATAGTGGTGAAGCCCCTCACACTTGAGGCGGCTAGATACGCTGCTGCCAACAAGAGGGTCCACATAATTAGGGTGGACGGGTCAAACCTATGGGCGGCGGACAGGGGTACGGCTGAGATAATGGCGCAGAGGGGCTGGGGCGCCTTGGAAGTATCACTCCGAAACCTCACATTAAACCCGGGTTCTCCAGCGGCCTGGAGGGCTCTGGCAGTGGTCCTAAGAAGGAGCTTTGCCTACGGGGTCCACGTATTTCTGGCGAGCGACGCCGAAGAGCCTCATGAGCTGTGGAGCCCCTACTCCGGCGCCTCGTTAGCAGCCCTGCTAGGCGTGCCGTGGAGCCATGCCATGCTCTATAACAGCGAGGAGAGGCTCAGGATTCTCTTAGACGCCTCGAGGGCTTAG